From a single Dromaius novaehollandiae isolate bDroNov1 chromosome 13, bDroNov1.hap1, whole genome shotgun sequence genomic region:
- the CIDEC gene encoding lipid transferase CIDEC, protein MDYAKSLSLRLADPISKCVSASASMTQQLLSSPAPRPRPYRVYNWDRSLRKGIMARSLAELLHQVQSALSAPGPISLVLDEDGTAVETEAFFQTLEEGTVLMALSKGQTWCASKTPGYQLSLSHKPRRRIDVACITFDLYKTSPKDLGCLNVKATLYGTYSMSYDLRCCGAKRLMKEALRWTLFTMQATGHVLLGTSCYMQQLLDATEEPKEDHAESTPALQSLLPRSLPPPPRRKTLQ, encoded by the exons ATGGATTACGCCAAGTCCCTCAGTCTGCGCCTAGCTGACCCCATCTCCAA ATGCGTCTCCGCAAGCGCCTCCATGACCCAGCAGCTGCTGTcgagcccggcgccgcggccccggccctaCCGCGTCTACAACTGGGACCGCAGCCTGCGCAAGGGCATCATGGCGCGGAGCCTTGCCGAGCTGCTGCACCAG GTTCAGAGCGCCCTGTCTGCACCGGGGCCCATCTCACTGGTCCTGGATGAGGACGGCACGGCCGTGGAGACGGAGGCTTTCTTCCAGACGCTGGAGGAGGGCACGGTGCTCATGGCCCTGAGCAAGGGGCAGACGTGGTGTGCCTCCAAG ACACCAGGCTACCAGCTGAGCCTGTCCCACAAGCCGCGCCGCAGGATCGACGTGGCCTGCATCACCTTCGACCTCTACAAGACCAGCCCCAAGGACCTGGGCTGCCTCAACGTCAAAGCCACCCTCTACGGCACCTACAGCATGTCCTACGACCTGCGCTGCTGCGGGGCCAAGCGGCTCATGAA GGAAGCTCTGCGCTGGACGCTCTTCACCATGCAGGCCACGGGCCACGTGCTGCTGGGCACCTCCTGCTacatgcagcagctgctggatgcCACGGAGGAGCCCAAGGAGGACCACGCGGAGAGCACCCCGGCCCTGCAGAGCCTCCTGCCCCGCAgcctcccgcccccgccccgcaggAAGACCCTGCAGTGa